One part of the Thiothrix nivea DSM 5205 genome encodes these proteins:
- the dapB gene encoding 4-hydroxy-tetrahydrodipicolinate reductase: MTRIAIVGASGRMGKALIEAIANTEGLELSVATEHPSNPLIGTDAGAVAGVGANGVLIAPSLDQAANDFDVLIDFTRPEPTLAHLAWCAAHGKKIVIGTTGFDDAGKAAIAKAAEQVPVVFAPNMSVGVNLCLKLLDMAARVLGDSVDIEIIEAHHRHKVDAPSGTALRMGEVVADALGRDLKECAVYGREGVTGERNRQAIGFATVRAGDVVGDHTVMFADVGERVEITHKASSRMTFAKGAVRAAGWLQDKQSGLFDMQDVLGLK, encoded by the coding sequence ATGACAAGGATTGCCATCGTCGGCGCGAGTGGGCGCATGGGCAAGGCACTGATCGAAGCTATTGCCAACACCGAGGGTCTGGAACTGAGCGTAGCAACCGAACACCCCTCCAATCCGCTGATTGGAACGGATGCCGGTGCAGTCGCTGGTGTCGGGGCGAATGGTGTCCTGATTGCACCTTCGCTGGATCAGGCAGCCAACGATTTCGACGTACTGATTGATTTCACCCGCCCTGAACCCACGCTGGCACATCTGGCGTGGTGTGCTGCGCACGGCAAGAAAATCGTCATCGGCACCACCGGTTTCGATGACGCAGGCAAGGCGGCCATTGCCAAAGCGGCAGAACAGGTTCCGGTCGTATTTGCCCCCAATATGAGTGTGGGCGTTAACCTGTGCCTGAAACTGCTGGACATGGCCGCACGGGTACTGGGCGATAGCGTCGATATTGAGATCATCGAAGCCCACCATCGCCACAAGGTTGATGCACCTTCCGGCACAGCCTTGCGCATGGGCGAAGTGGTCGCCGATGCACTCGGGCGCGACCTGAAAGAATGTGCGGTTTACGGGCGCGAAGGCGTGACCGGCGAACGCAACCGCCAGGCCATTGGCTTTGCCACTGTGCGCGCTGGCGATGTCGTCGGTGACCATACCGTGATGTTTGCGGACGTCGGCGAGCGGGTTGAAATCACCCACAAGGCTTCCAGCCGCATGACCTTTGCCAAGGGTGCGGTGCGTGCTGCTGGCTGGTTGCAGGACAAACAATCCGGCCTGTTCGATATGCAGGATGTACTGGGGCTGAAATAA
- the tnpA gene encoding IS66 family insertion sequence element accessory protein TnpA encodes MNPGQDGRLAYWQAQLQRFQSSGLSGVQYCEQEQLSYHGFVYWRRKLCGTAGKPPGDGKRPVLPEPSGFVTVRPAQPGTDARTGDGLELSLPNGLVIRNIHPGNVALLRRLLGQL; translated from the coding sequence ATGAATCCAGGTCAAGATGGGCGTCTGGCGTACTGGCAAGCCCAGCTCCAACGCTTCCAGTCCTCCGGCCTTTCCGGAGTCCAGTATTGTGAACAGGAACAGTTGAGTTACCACGGCTTTGTCTACTGGCGGCGCAAATTATGCGGTACGGCGGGCAAGCCGCCCGGGGATGGCAAACGCCCGGTATTGCCAGAGCCTTCCGGTTTCGTGACTGTCCGCCCGGCGCAGCCGGGGACAGACGCCCGGACGGGCGATGGCCTGGAGCTGTCCCTGCCGAATGGCCTGGTGATCAGGAATATCCACCCCGGCAATGTGGCCTTGCTGCGCCGGTTGCTGGGGCAGTTGTAA
- the dnaK gene encoding molecular chaperone DnaK produces the protein MGKIIGIDLGTTNSCVAIMDGDKPRVIENSEGDRTTPSIIAFTEDEVLVGQTAKRQAVTNPENTLYAIKRLIGRRFQEDAVQKDIKLVPYKIVKADNGDAWVDVRGKKMAPPEISARVLMKMKKTAEDYLGEPVTEAVITVPAYFNDSQRQATKDAGKIAGLEVKRIINEPTAAALAYGMDKSKGDSKIAVYDLGGGTFDISIIEIADVDGEMQFEVLSTNGDTFLGGEDFDMRMIDYLADEFRKTSGVDLKGDPLAMQRLKDAAEKAKIELSSSQQTDVNLPYITADATGPKHLNIKVTRAKLEALVDDLISRTIEPCKIALKDAGLSASQINDVILVGGQTRMPKVQEAVKNFFGKDPRKDVNPDEAVAVGAAIQGGVLSGGVKDILLLDVTPLSLGIETLGGVSTKLIQKNTTIPTKASQVFSTADDNQTAVTVHVLQGEREMARDNKSLGRFDLQDIPPAPRGMPQIEVTFDIDANGILNVTAKDKATGKQQNIVIKASSGLSDSEVEQMVKDAEAHAEEDKKQRELVDVRNQADSMIHATEKSMKEYGDKVPGADRANIESLISELRDAIKGDNKDVIERKSEALMEASGKLMQAMAGGAEGQAASGDQAQAGGGKPADDDIVDAEFEEVDGKK, from the coding sequence ATGGGAAAAATCATCGGCATTGACCTTGGCACGACCAATTCCTGCGTCGCCATCATGGACGGCGACAAGCCACGGGTCATTGAAAACTCCGAAGGCGACCGCACCACCCCTTCCATCATCGCGTTCACCGAAGATGAAGTGCTGGTCGGCCAGACCGCCAAACGCCAGGCCGTCACCAACCCGGAAAACACGCTTTATGCCATCAAGCGCCTGATTGGCCGCCGCTTCCAGGAAGATGCGGTACAGAAAGACATCAAGCTGGTGCCTTACAAAATCGTCAAGGCTGACAACGGCGACGCATGGGTAGATGTGCGCGGCAAGAAAATGGCTCCGCCAGAAATTTCCGCGCGCGTCCTTATGAAGATGAAAAAGACCGCCGAAGACTATCTGGGTGAACCAGTCACCGAAGCGGTCATCACGGTTCCTGCCTATTTCAACGACTCCCAGCGTCAGGCAACCAAGGATGCAGGCAAGATCGCCGGTCTGGAAGTCAAGCGTATCATCAACGAGCCAACCGCAGCGGCACTGGCTTACGGCATGGACAAGTCCAAGGGTGACAGCAAAATCGCGGTATATGACCTCGGTGGCGGTACGTTCGACATCTCTATCATCGAAATTGCTGACGTTGATGGCGAAATGCAGTTTGAAGTGCTTTCCACCAACGGTGATACCTTCCTTGGTGGTGAAGACTTCGACATGCGTATGATCGACTATCTGGCGGATGAATTCCGCAAAACCAGCGGCGTTGACCTGAAAGGTGACCCGCTGGCGATGCAGCGCCTGAAAGATGCAGCGGAAAAAGCCAAGATTGAGCTATCTTCCAGCCAGCAGACTGACGTAAACCTACCGTACATCACTGCAGATGCCACCGGCCCGAAACACTTGAACATCAAGGTAACACGCGCCAAGCTGGAAGCACTGGTAGACGACCTGATCAGCCGCACCATCGAGCCATGCAAGATTGCGCTGAAAGACGCTGGCCTGTCTGCCTCCCAGATCAACGACGTGATCCTGGTTGGTGGCCAGACCCGTATGCCGAAAGTGCAGGAAGCGGTCAAAAACTTCTTCGGCAAAGACCCTCGTAAGGATGTAAACCCTGACGAAGCGGTTGCAGTCGGTGCAGCGATCCAGGGCGGCGTACTCAGTGGTGGCGTGAAAGACATCCTGCTGCTGGACGTTACCCCGCTGTCACTGGGCATCGAAACCCTGGGCGGCGTTTCCACCAAGCTGATCCAGAAGAACACCACGATTCCTACCAAGGCATCACAAGTGTTCTCGACGGCGGATGACAACCAGACTGCTGTAACTGTGCATGTGCTGCAAGGCGAACGTGAAATGGCACGTGACAACAAGTCACTGGGCCGTTTCGACCTGCAAGACATCCCGCCTGCACCGCGTGGTATGCCACAAATCGAAGTCACTTTCGACATCGACGCCAACGGTATCCTGAATGTTACTGCGAAAGACAAAGCGACCGGCAAGCAGCAGAACATCGTCATCAAGGCGTCTTCCGGCCTGTCCGATTCCGAAGTCGAGCAAATGGTCAAGGATGCCGAAGCGCACGCTGAGGAAGACAAGAAGCAGCGCGAACTGGTTGATGTCCGCAACCAGGCTGACAGCATGATCCATGCGACCGAGAAGTCGATGAAAGAATACGGCGACAAGGTACCGGGTGCTGACCGTGCCAATATCGAGTCCCTGATCAGTGAGCTGCGCGATGCTATCAAGGGCGACAACAAGGACGTCATCGAGCGCAAATCCGAAGCGCTGATGGAAGCCTCCGGCAAGCTGATGCAGGCCATGGCTGGTGGCGCTGAAGGTCAGGCGGCTAGCGGCGACCAGGCTCAGGCTGGTGGTGGCAAACCAGCGGATGACGACATTGTTGACGCAGAGTTTGAAGAAGTCGACGGCAAGAAGTAA
- a CDS encoding type II toxin-antitoxin system RelE/ParE family toxin, which translates to MKILLPKENDNTRPLYIFLNGISEELRSKIHDKFQSYTQHGDVYHSKQLKTLNSRIWNYKGTIYKLRVDSDQESARVLFARSKDGNLVMIHAFLKSTRKTPAKEAKQAISIYQILERLETGEFVS; encoded by the coding sequence ATGAAGATACTGCTACCCAAGGAAAATGATAATACCCGCCCTTTATATATTTTTCTCAATGGAATATCAGAGGAGCTTCGCAGCAAGATACACGATAAATTTCAATCTTATACGCAGCATGGCGATGTTTATCATAGCAAACAGCTCAAAACACTGAACTCAAGAATCTGGAACTACAAGGGCACTATCTACAAACTCAGGGTTGACAGCGATCAAGAATCAGCCAGGGTACTGTTTGCCCGATCCAAGGATGGAAATTTAGTCATGATCCATGCCTTCTTAAAATCCACACGAAAAACACCTGCGAAAGAGGCCAAACAAGCGATCTCAATTTATCAAATACTGGAACGCCTTGAAACAGGCGAATTCGTATCATAA
- a CDS encoding helix-turn-helix domain-containing protein, translating into MAYTQLTSEERHYIETRHKMGDSTTAIAKALVRSQSTVSRELTRNRGARGYRHKQAHAKAQQRHADKPKAGQVDPGTGGQHQYATGTAMEPRTDQRRTERRRQDGCLP; encoded by the coding sequence ATGGCTTACACACAGCTTACCTCTGAGGAGAGGCATTATATCGAAACACGGCACAAGATGGGTGATTCGACGACGGCCATAGCGAAAGCATTGGTGCGCAGCCAATCGACGGTCAGCCGTGAACTGACCCGCAACCGGGGGGCACGCGGCTACCGGCATAAGCAAGCGCACGCCAAAGCGCAGCAACGCCACGCGGACAAACCCAAAGCGGGTCAGGTTGACCCCGGAACTGGCGGGCAGCATCAGTACGCTACTGGAACAGCAATGGAGCCCCGAACAGATCAGCGGCGGACTGAAAGAAGAAGGCAAGACGGCTGTCTGCCCTGA
- the grpE gene encoding nucleotide exchange factor GrpE, with protein MNDPKDNELRDAAATGAQDAAVDAAQEVTDVEPLGTEGLQAELENAKKEAADNYEQFLRAQAEIANQRRRTDKQVEDAHKYAAQKFVEALIPVIDSLEMGVQAEGDIDQIREGMKLTLKQFETVMEKFNIEAVGKPGDAFNPEHHQAMSMQPHPDFDNNTVSMVMQKGYLLNGRVVRPAMVMVSKK; from the coding sequence ATGAATGATCCCAAAGACAACGAACTGCGTGACGCAGCAGCAACCGGGGCGCAAGATGCAGCTGTCGACGCGGCGCAAGAAGTGACCGACGTTGAACCGCTGGGCACTGAAGGGCTGCAAGCCGAACTGGAAAATGCCAAAAAGGAAGCCGCCGACAACTACGAACAGTTCCTGCGCGCCCAGGCTGAAATCGCCAACCAGCGCCGCCGCACCGACAAACAGGTCGAAGACGCGCACAAATACGCCGCGCAGAAATTCGTCGAGGCCCTGATCCCCGTCATCGACAGCCTGGAAATGGGCGTACAGGCGGAAGGCGACATCGACCAAATCCGCGAAGGCATGAAACTGACTCTCAAGCAGTTTGAAACCGTTATGGAAAAATTCAACATCGAAGCCGTCGGCAAGCCGGGTGATGCGTTCAACCCCGAGCACCACCAAGCCATGTCGATGCAGCCTCACCCCGACTTTGACAACAACACCGTCTCCATGGTCATGCAGAAAGGTTACCTGCTGAATGGCCGCGTGGTACGCCCCGCCATGGTTATGGTCAGCAAAAAATGA
- a CDS encoding IS30 family transposase: MTPELAGSISTLLEQQWSPEQISGGLKEEGKTAVCPETIYQQVLKDKRAGGKLYLNLRRHAKKYRQRYGRRTGSVKGIPNRVDIDGCPEVANQRERLGDWEADTMIGKGHQGALVTLDGRKSKLRLAFPVENKTAEAVTGSIITLLSGFKEWVHTLTFDNGKEFAKHGKRF; this comes from the coding sequence TTGACCCCGGAACTGGCGGGCAGCATCAGTACGCTACTGGAACAGCAATGGAGCCCCGAACAGATCAGCGGCGGACTGAAAGAAGAAGGCAAGACGGCTGTCTGCCCTGAAACCATCTACCAGCAGGTGCTGAAGGATAAACGTGCGGGTGGCAAGCTGTACTTGAACCTGCGCCGCCATGCGAAGAAATACCGCCAGCGTTATGGTCGCCGCACTGGCAGTGTCAAAGGCATCCCCAACCGGGTGGACATTGATGGGTGTCCAGAGGTCGCCAACCAACGTGAACGGCTAGGCGACTGGGAAGCGGACACCATGATCGGCAAGGGACACCAAGGTGCATTGGTGACGCTGGACGGACGCAAATCCAAGCTACGTCTGGCATTTCCCGTGGAGAACAAGACTGCTGAAGCCGTGACGGGCAGCATTATCACCTTGCTGTCCGGCTTCAAGGAGTGGGTACACACGCTCACCTTCGATAACGGCAAAGAGTTTGCCAAACATGGTAAGCGCTTCTAA
- the tnpB gene encoding IS66 family insertion sequence element accessory protein TnpB (TnpB, as the term is used for proteins encoded by IS66 family insertion elements, is considered an accessory protein, since TnpC, encoded by a neighboring gene, is a DDE family transposase.) translates to MARYFRPAGEMPDIYLYRPPIDFRKAAQGLAAIVAQELGHDPFAGALYAFTNRQRTKIKCLYWEDNGFVLYYKALAEEKFHWPQTGGWRGDGADGPADQLAAGRL, encoded by the coding sequence ATGGCCCGTTATTTCCGCCCCGCCGGGGAGATGCCGGACATTTACCTTTACCGCCCGCCCATTGATTTCCGCAAGGCCGCCCAGGGGCTGGCGGCGATCGTGGCGCAGGAATTGGGCCACGACCCGTTTGCCGGGGCGCTGTACGCCTTCACCAACCGCCAGCGCACGAAAATCAAATGCCTGTATTGGGAAGACAATGGCTTTGTGCTGTATTACAAAGCCCTGGCGGAAGAGAAGTTCCATTGGCCGCAAACGGGGGGATGGCGGGGTGATGGCGCTGACGGCCCAGCAGATCAACTGGCTGCTGGACGGTTATGA
- the dnaJ gene encoding molecular chaperone DnaJ, whose amino-acid sequence MSKRDYYEVLGVQKNVSEDELKKAFRRLAMKYHPDRNPDDTEAEAKFKEAKEAYEILNDPQKRAAYDQFGHAGVDPSSGGFGRGNGGSQAGFGDIFEDIFGDIFGGGRGGRGSGGSNRAYRGSDLQYNLELMLEEAVFGTTTDIRVPSMQTCDTCNGSGAKPGTHPQTCPTCHGNGQVRIQQGFFAIQQTCPHCHGSGKIISDPCTDCNGQGRKEKQKTLSVRIPAGVDNGDRVRLAGEGEAGINGGPAGDLYVQVFVKAHSLFQRDGDNLYCEVPIRFTTAALGGELEVPTLDGNKVSLKIPAETQTGKQFRLRSKGVKSVRSASVGDLICKVVVETPVNLTKRQRELLEELDTTMHAGGKKHSPQEHGWLDKAKDFVKDLFEGEK is encoded by the coding sequence ATGTCCAAGCGGGATTACTACGAAGTCCTTGGAGTACAAAAAAACGTCAGTGAGGATGAGCTGAAAAAAGCCTTCCGCCGGTTGGCGATGAAATACCATCCTGACCGCAATCCGGATGATACGGAAGCCGAGGCCAAATTCAAGGAAGCCAAGGAAGCTTACGAAATTCTCAATGACCCGCAAAAGCGTGCTGCCTATGACCAGTTCGGCCATGCGGGGGTTGACCCTTCCTCTGGCGGCTTTGGCCGGGGTAATGGTGGCTCGCAGGCTGGTTTCGGCGACATTTTCGAGGACATTTTCGGCGATATTTTTGGCGGAGGCCGTGGCGGGCGCGGTAGCGGTGGTTCCAACCGCGCCTACCGTGGCAGCGACCTGCAATACAATCTCGAATTGATGCTGGAAGAGGCCGTTTTCGGCACAACCACCGACATCCGCGTGCCTTCCATGCAGACCTGCGACACCTGTAACGGTAGCGGGGCGAAGCCGGGTACGCATCCGCAAACCTGCCCAACCTGTCACGGCAATGGCCAGGTGCGTATCCAGCAAGGCTTTTTCGCCATTCAGCAAACCTGCCCGCACTGCCACGGCAGTGGCAAAATCATTTCCGACCCCTGTACGGATTGTAATGGCCAAGGGCGCAAGGAAAAGCAGAAAACTCTCTCCGTGCGCATTCCGGCGGGCGTCGACAATGGTGACCGGGTACGGCTGGCAGGCGAAGGTGAAGCGGGCATCAACGGCGGCCCGGCAGGCGATTTGTACGTGCAAGTGTTCGTCAAGGCGCATTCCCTGTTCCAGCGTGATGGCGACAACCTGTATTGCGAAGTGCCGATCCGTTTCACTACGGCAGCCCTGGGCGGTGAACTCGAAGTCCCGACCCTGGACGGCAACAAGGTTAGCCTCAAGATTCCGGCGGAAACTCAGACCGGCAAGCAGTTCCGTCTGCGCAGCAAGGGCGTGAAATCTGTGCGCAGTGCCAGCGTCGGCGACCTGATCTGTAAAGTGGTCGTGGAAACTCCGGTCAACCTGACCAAGCGCCAGCGCGAATTGCTGGAGGAACTCGATACCACCATGCACGCAGGCGGCAAGAAACACAGCCCGCAGGAACACGGTTGGCTGGACAAAGCCAAGGATTTCGTCAAAGACCTGTTTGAAGGGGAAAAATAA